The segment AGGCCGAGCCGGAGCGGATAGCCGAGGCACGCCGGCAGGTCCGGGACGTGCTGCACGACTGGGCCGACCCGGACCAGGTGGACTCGGCGGTGCTGATGGTCTCCGAGATGGTCACCAATGTCCTGCTGCACACCGACGGGGATGCGCTGCTGGTCGCCGAGATCACCGGTGAGCGGGGCGCCCGGCGTATCCGCGTCGATGTCGCCGACAGCAGCGATGAGCTGCCGCACCGCCGCAGCCCCGGCGAACTCGCGTCGTCGGGGCGCGGTCTGATGCTGCTGGAGCTGCTGGCCGGGGCGTGGGGCGTGGATCCGCGCGGGGACGGCAAGTCGACGTGGTTCGAGCTCTACGAGGCGGCGGCCGAGGCGGCGGGCCCGCTGTCGTCGGAGTCCGAGTCCGAGTCCGCGGCGTAGTGCACCCGTAGCTCATGGAGCACGCCGGTCGCGGCGGCGGTCAGCGGTACGGACAGCAGCATGCCGAGGATGCCGGCGACGCTGGCGCCCGCGGTGATCGCCAGCATCACGGTCGCCGGATGCATCTGGACCGTACGGCTCTGGATCATCGGCTGGAGTACATGCCCCTCCAGCACCTGCACGGCCAGGACGACGCCGAGCGCCCACAGCGCGATCACGAAGCCGCGGTCGGCCAGCGCGACCAGGATCGCCACCGCGCCGGAGATGAAGGCGCCGAGGTAGGGGATGTAGGCGCCGACGAAGACCAGTGCGCCCAGCCCGACGGCGCCCGGCACCTGAAGGATCAGCAGTCCGACGGTGATGCAGATGGCGTCGATCAGCGCGATGAAGGTCGTGCCGCGCATAAAGCCTTCAATGCTCTGGAAGCCGCGGCGGGCCATCCGCTCCAGCTGCGGTGCCGAGGTGCCGGGCGCCCAGCCCCGCAGGGCGCGTACGGCCTTGTCGGCATCGCGCAGGAAGAAGAAGGTCAGCAGCAGGGCCAGGACGGAGGCGGCGAGGAACTGGCCGACGACACTGACCCCGGCCAGCAGCCCGGAGGCCGCGGTGCCCCCGAACTTGGCGACCAAGTCCTTCGACTTGGCGGCGAGATCGTCGAGCGAGGTACCGGCCGCCCCGAAGTGCTGGGACAGGTCCTGGGCGGCGTTCCGGAGCGAGGCGATGATCTGGTCCCCGGTGTCGACCAGCGCGCTGACGACGATGTATCCGGCGCCGCCGACCACCACCACGAGGACCGCACAGGTCAGTCCGGCCGCCAGGGAACGGTTGAGCTTCATCGCCACCAGCCGCCGGTAGAGCGGCCCGAGCAGCCCGCTGCCGAGCAGTGCCAGCAGCACGGGGGTCACGGCCGCGCTCAGTTCGACGCACAGCCATACCCCGAGGGCCAGCACGGCCGCGATCAGCAACGCCACCAGGCACCAGGCCCCGGCACGGCGGGCCTCGATCGGCAGCAACGGGCTGGAAGGCTGCGGCCGTTCACCCTCGGCGCCGCGCCGGTTCTCGTCCGAGTCGTTTCGCACCCGGACAGTCCACCATGGCCGCAGGCCCGGGGCGGCGCCGGGAAGGCGTCGGGGGCGGCGTTTCACGTGAAACGCCGCCCTGCTGCCGACGGGGCGTCAGCGCTCGTCGGCGGGGATGGTCCCGAGCCGGCCGGCCTGGAAGTCCTCGAAGGCCTGGGCCAGTTCGGCGTGGGTGTTCATCACGAACGGGCCGTAATGCCTCATCGGCTCGCGGATCGGCAGCCCGCCCAGCAGGACCACCTCGAAGTTGGGGCTGCGCGACTCCTGGGACTCGTCCGCCCGGATCGTGAGCGAGTCTCCGCTCCCGAACACGACCGCCTGCCCCATGCGGAACGGGCGTCCCTCCGCACCGGCCGTACCGCGTCCGGCCAGGGCGTAGGCGAGGGCGTTGAAGTCCTTGCGCCAGGGCAGGGTCAGCTCGGCGCCCGGGTTCACCGTCACATGCATCATCGTGATCGGCGTATGCGTGATGCCCGGCCCCTGGTGGCCGTCGAGGTCACCGGCGATCAGCCGCAGCAGCGCGCCACCGTCGGCCGAGGTCAGCAGCTTGACGTTGCCGCCACCGATGTCCTGGTAGCGGGGGGCCATCATCTTGTCGCTCTTCGGCAGGTTCACCCACAGCTGGAGGCCGTGGAAGAGGCCACCGGACATGACGAGCGACTCCGGCGGCGCCTCGATGTGCAGCAGCCCCGAACCGGCCGTCATCCACTGGGTGTCACCATCGTTGATGACGCCACCGCCGCCGTGCGAGTCACGGTGCACGAAGGTGCCGTCGATCAGATACGTCACGGTCTCGAAGCCGCGGTGCGGGTGCCAGGGCGTGCCCTTGGGCTCTCCCGGCGCGTACTCCACCTCACCCATCTGGTCCATCATGATGAACGGGTCGAGGTGCTTGTAGTCGATCCCGGCGAACGCACGGCGCACCGGGAATCCCTCGCCCTCGAACCCGCTCGGAGCGGTGGCTACGGCCAGCACGGGGCGGGTGTGCGCCGCGACGGGCGCCGCCACACGCGGCAGGGTCAGCGGATTCTCAACGGTCACTGCGGGCATGACGGCCTCCTCGGTCGCGACCAACTTAGTTGAATAGTGAACAACCCGCAAGGCCCACGGTATTCCCGCCGACGTTTCCCCAGGTCGAAGGGGTCCCCGAACCGGTAAGGGCACCCCGACACACCTCGGGCCGGCCCCTCCGAGGGACCGGCCCGTGACTCGGCGGCGGCAGCGGACACCGGCCCGCCGCACGCCAGGACGGCTAGCCGTACATCCGCCGCATCGCGAAGTCGACCATCTGCTCCACGGCCTTCGCGTCGAAGACCATCCGGTGGTCACCCTCCATGTCGAGGACGAAGCCGTAGCCGGTCGGCAGCAGGTCGAGCACCTCGGCACCGGTGATCACGAAGTACTTGGACTCCTTGCCCGCGTACCGCCGCAGCTCCTTGAGCGAGGTGAACATCGGGATCACCGGCTGCTGGGTGTTGTGCAGCGCCAGGAAGCCGGGGTTGTCACCGCGCGGGCAGTAGACCTTGGACGTGGAGAAGATGCCCTGGAAGTCCTCGGCGGACATCGAGCCGGTGGTGAAGGCGCGCACCGCGTCGGCGAGGGAGGGCGGGGACGGCTCGGGATACAGCGGCTGCTCGCCGTAACCCCCGGGGGCCGGTTGTTGCGGCGGGGGCGCTCCGTACTGCTGCTGCCCGGCACCCGCGTTCTGGTCGTAGCCGTACATGCGCCACAGCGTACTGAGTCAGCGAATCCCCGGGGGACGCTCGTCACAGATGGGCGGTAGGGGTTGATTCTTATTACCGGTGGGTAGCATCATCGTAGGCACTTGCTACTTGCTGGTATTGCGTTTGAGGTCCTCCCTCCCGAACCCTTACGGAGCCGTATCCATGGGGCACTACAAGTCGAATCTCCGCGACATCGAGTTCAACCTCTTCGAGGTGCTCGGCCGTGACAGCGTGTACGGCACCGGACCGTTCGCGGAGATGGATGTCGACACCGCCAAGAGCGTGCTGTCCGAGATCGCCCGGCTGTCCGAGAACGAGCTGGCGGAGTCCTTCGCCGACACCGACCGGAACCCCCCGGTCTTCGACCCGGACACCAACACCGCGCCGGTGCCGGACAGCTTCAAGAAGAGCTACCAAGCCTTCATGGACGCCGAGTGGTGGCGGCTGGGCATCCCGGAGGAGCTCGGTGGCACCACCGCGCCGCGCTCCCTCCTCTGGGGCTTCGCCGAGACGATCCTGGGCGCCAACCCGGCCGTGTGGATGTACGCGTCCGGCCCCGCCTTCGCCGGCGTCCTCCACGAGGAGGGCACCGAGGAGCAGCACCGCATAGCCCAGCTGATGGTGGACAAGCAGTGGGGCTCCACGATGGTGCTCACCGAGCCGGACGCCGGTTCGGACGTCGGCGCCGGCCGCACCAAGGCCGTGCAGCAGGCGGACGGCACCTGGCACATCGAGGGCGTCAAGCGCTTCATCACCTCCGGTGAGCACGACATGTCCGAGAACATCGTGCACTTCGTCCTCGCCCGTCCCGAGGGTGCCGGTCCGGGCACCAAGGGCCTGTCGCTCTTCATCGTGCCGAAGTACGACTTCGACTGGGAGACCGGCGAGCTGGGCGAGCGCAACGGCGCCTACGCCACCAACGTCGAGCACAAGATGGGCCTGAAGGCCTCCAACACCTGCGAGATGACCTTCGGCGCCAACCACCCGGCCAAGGGCTGGCTGCTGGGCGAGAAGCACGACGGCATCCGCCAGATGTTCAAGATCATCGAGTTCGCCCGGATGATGGTCGGCACGAAGGCCATCGCCACCCTCTCCACCGGCTACCTCAACGCACTGGAGTACGCCAAGGAGCGGGTGCAGGGCCCGGACCTCGCGGCCTTCACCGACAAGACCGCCCCGCGCGTCACCATCACCCACCACCCCGACGTGCGCCGCTCGCTGATGACGCAGAAGGCGTACGCCGAGGGCATGCGCGCCCTGGTGCTCTACACCGCCACGGTCCAGGACGAGATCATCGTCAAGGAGACCGCGGGCGAGGACGCGAGCGCCGCGATCCGCCTCAACGACCTGCTGCTGCCGATCGTCAAGGGCTACGGCTCGGAGAAGTCCTACGAGCAGCTGGCGCAGTCGCTCCAGACCTTCGGCGGCTCCGGGTACCTCCAGGAATACCCGATCGAGCAGTACATCCGGGACGCCAAGATCGACACCCTCTACGAGGGCACCACCGCGATCCAGGGCCAGGACTTCTTCTTCCGGAAGATCGTCCGCGACCAGGGCCAGGCCCTCACCGCCCTCTCCGACGAGATCAAGAAGTTCCTCGCCGACAACACCGGCGGCGCGGAGCTGGAGCAGGCCCGCGGCGAGCTGGCCAAGGCCGCCGCCGACCTGGAGGCGATCGTCGGCGCCATGCTGACCGACCTCGCGGCGACCGAGAAGGACGTCAAGTCCATCTACAAGGTCGGCCTGAACACCACCCGTGTACTGATGGCCTCCGGCGATGTCGTCATCGGCTACCTCCTGCTCAAGGGTGCGGCCGTGGCCGCGGAGAAGCTTGCCGGCGCCTCGGCGAAGGACAAGCCCTTCTACACCGGCAAGATCGCCGCGGCGAAGTTCTTCGCGCACCACGTCCTGCCGGGCGTCTCCCTCGAGCGCGGTCTGGCCGAGTCCGTCGACCAGTCGCTGATGGAGCTCGACGAGTCCGCGTTCTAAGAGGGAATTCCGCAGCCCGGCTGCGGCGTTTCTCTTAGAGGTCTCTCAGATTGACCGTTCAGACTGACGGGGCCCGTCTCTCTTCCCCCGGAGAGACGGGCTCTGTCATGTCCGGAAAGGCGGGCCGGATGTCACGACAGCGCAGCGGGCGCACCTCGGTATGCCTGTTAGGCGGCCCGTTACACCCGGAATCCACCACTCCGCAACACTTCCCGGCCCGGAAGGCAGAAATCCTGGCCGGAAGGGTGCGCAGTCGCGCCGCATGCGCACGGGGAATGGGGGGTCCGGCTCCTTATGCTGAATCCATGACCAACTCCGCCCGCTTCGATCGCGGCCACACCGACGACCTGATGACCTATCTCGCCGCCAGTCCGTCGCCCTACCACGCAGTGGCAAACGCGGCGGAGCGGCTGGAGAAGGCCGGTTTCCGGCAGGTCGCCGAGGTCGACGCGTGGGATGGCGAGAGCGGCGGCAAGTACGTCCTGCGCGGCGGCGCGATCGTCGCCTGGTACGTGCCGGAGGGCGCGCACGCGGCCACTCCGTACCGAATTGTGGGGGCTCACACCGACTCTCCCAATCTTCGGGTCAAGCCGATTCCGGACACCGGCGCCCGCGGCTGGCGGCAGATCGCCGTCGAGATCTACGGCGGCACCCTGCTCAACACCTGGCTCGACCGCGATCTGGGGCTGAGCGGGCGGGTGACGCTGGCGGACGGCAGCCACCGGCTCGTCCATGTCGACCGGGCGCTGCTGCGGGTGCCGCAGCTGGCCGTGCACCTCGACCGCTCGGTGAACTCCGAGGGTCTCAAGCTCGACAAGCAGCGCCATATGACGCCGATCTGGGGCCTGGGCGAGGTGGCCGAGGGCGATCTGATCTCCTTCGTCGCCGAGGAGACCGGCGTGCCGGCCGACGACATCAAGGGCTGGGATCTGATGGTCCACAGCATCGAACCACCCGCCTACCTGGGCCGCGACCGCGAGCTGGTGGCCGGCCCGCGGATGGACAACCTGCTCTCCGTGCACGCCGGTACGGCCGCGCTCACCGCCGCGGCGGCCGCCGGCAGCGCTCTGAGCAGCATTCCGGTGCTGGCCGCCTTCGATCACGAGGAGAATGGCAGCCAGTCCGACACCGGCGCGGACGGCCCGCTGCTCGGCACCGTCCTGGAGCGCTCCGTCTTCGCCCGCGGCGGCTCGTACGAGGACCGGGCACGCGCCTTCGCCGGCACGCTCTGCCTGTCGTCCGACACCGGGCACGCCGTACACCCCAACTACGGTGAGCGGCACGACCCTGGCCACCACCCGATGCCCAACGGAGGACCGATCCTCAAGGTCAATGTCAATCAGCGCTATGCCACGGACGGCAGCGGACGGGCCGTCTTCGCGGCGGCCTGCGAGCGGGCCGGGGTCCCCTGGCAGAGCTTTGTGTCCAACAACTCGATGCCCTGCGGGACCACCATCGGTCCGATCACCGCGGCCCGGCACGGCATCTCGACGGTCGACATCGGTGTGGCGATCCTGTCCATGCACTCGGCACGTGAGCTGTGCGGCGCCGAGGACCCGTATCTGCTGGCGAACGCCCTGACGGCCTTCTTGGAGGGCTGAGTTGGAGTTCTCACTGCTCGGCCCGATCGCCGTGACGACCGGCTCCGCGGAGCTGTCGCTCGGGCCCGCCAAACGGCGCAGTGTGCTCGCGCTGCTGCTGTTGCAGCCCAACACCACCGTCCCACTGGAGCAGTTGATCGACTCCCTGTGGGAGGACGAGCCACCCGAACACGCCCGTACGGTCGTCCAGGGTCATGTCTCACGGCTGCGCGCCACGCTCGCCGAGGGCGGCGCGGAGGCGTACGGCATCGAGCTGACCACCCACGGCTCCGCCTATCTCCTGCGGCTGCCGGAGGAACTGATCGACGCTCACCGGTTCGGTGAGCTGGTGGCGCTGGCGCGCCCCGAGGTGGCGCCGGGCGACGCCGTACCCCTGCTGCGCGAGGCGCTCGGCCTGTGGCACGGGCCGGCGCTGACCGGCACAGTCACCAGCCCGCCGTTCGCGGCCGCCGCCCATGCGCTGGAGGAGCGGCGGCTGACGGCCGTGGAGGCGCTGGGCCGGGCGCACGGCGTGCTCGGCGAGCACGAACAGGCCGCGGCCATCCTCTACTCCGCGGCGGTCAACCACCCGCTGCGGGAGGGTCTGATCGCCGGGCTGATGCGGGCGCTGTTCCGCACGGGACGGCAGTCCGACGCACTGGAGTGGTTCCACCGCACCCGCCGGCTGCTCAACGAGGAGCTGGGCGTCGATCCCGGCGAGCGGCTGCGCGGCGCCTACGAGGAGATTCTGCGCGCGGAGGCGGCCGGCGGGGGACGGGCCAAGCCCGCGAGCGGGACGCGTCCGGCGGGTCCCGCTTCCGCCGGGGCCGCCGGGGCTCCCGGAGGAAGCCGTTCCGCGACAGACCGTGGGCCGCAGCCCGTGGCCGGCGCGGACCGGGGACCCGTACCGGACGGCACCGGCGCGGTGGACGCCCGTGGTGACGCGGCCGTGCCCGGCGGCGACGGGGCGCGGACCGGCGCGACGGACGGCACCCGGGCCGGCTCGGGACGGTCCGGTGCGGCGCCGCGGCTGCTGCCCCGGGCGCCGGCCCGCTTCCTGGGACGGGAGCGGGAACTGGCCGCCCTGACGGCCGTGTTGACGGACGGTGGGACCGGGGAGAGCCCGCTCGCGGTGGTGGCGGGGCCTGCCGGTGTCGGCAAGACCGCCTGCGCCGTGCAGTGGGCGCATCTGCGTGCCGGAGACTTCCCCGACGGCCAGCTCTTCGCCGATCTGCGCGGCTTCGGCGAGGGCGACGAGGCGGCGCCGGCCGAGATCCTGCGCGACTTCCTGCTGGCGCTGGGCACACCGCCGGAGCGGGTGCCCGGTTCGGCGCAGGCCGCATCGGCGCTGTTCAGGTCGCTGGTGGCGGAGCGCCGACTGCTGGTCGTCCTCGACAATGCGCGCAGCTCGGCGCAGGTACGGCCGCTGCTGCCCGGCGGCCCGCACTGCGCCACGGTCGTCACCAGCCGCAGCCGTCTCGACGGGCTGGTCGCCACCGACTGCGCCCGGCCGGTCGGCCTCCAGACGCTCGGCCACGAGGAAGGCGCGGCGCTGCTCGGTGCCATGCTCGGCCCGGAGCGGGTCGCCGAGGACCCGGCGGCCGCACGCGAGCTGGTCGATCTGTGCGACGGGCTGCCGCTGGCCCTGCGGGCGGCGGCCGCCCAGCTGACCGCCCGGCCGCGCTGGCGGCTGGCCCGGCTGGCCGCGGCGCTGCGGGACGAACGGCGGCGGCTGGCGCTGCTGTCCGCGGAGGACACCGGCATCGCGGCGGCCCTGCGGATGTCCGTCGCCCGGCTGTCGGCCGACGACGCACAGCTGCTCAGCGCGCTGGCGACCAGCGCGGACGGACACCTCAACGCGTCGCTGGCGGCGGCGCTCGCCGGATACGACCCGGAGCGCACCCAGGACGGTCTGGACCGGCTCGCGGAGATGCATCTGGTGGACGAGGAGGCCACCGATGTCTACACGATCAGCACCCTGACCCAGCTGTTCGCACGGGACGAGCGCGGGGAGAGCGGCGAAGGGGGCAAGCACGGTACGGGTGACGGGAGCAAGGAGTGACGGGCGCGGCTGAGCCCGGGGCCGTCCTTGTGCCGGGGCGTTAGGCGCACGTTAGTGGTACGCCAGCGGCGAGCGGCAAGGTGGTGGTCACACCGCAGGACAGACCACAGGCCAGACCGCAGGGCGTAGCCGCCGGCACGGTACGGGCCACCGACCGGGGGAGACCGGAATGCCGCGCAGCCACCATCACGCCGAGTCCGTCGTCGAGTCCGGCTCCTCCCGGCCGTCCCGTGCGGTCCGCCGCCGTACGCTGCGGATCGCCGCGGCGGGCCTGACTGCCGTCGCCGCGCTCACGCTCACCGCCTGCGGCGGCCAGGACAACCCGCTCCAGACCGGTGCCGCCAAGCCGTACAACCCGGTGCCGCAGGGCGCCGAGGAGGCGGTGGCGAAGGGCGACGGCGACCCCCAGGGTGGTCCCCGGCCCCACGGCGGCAGCGCGGAGCGGACCTCGGTCCAGCGCAGTGGCTCCGGCGCGGGTGCCGGAGCGAGCGGCACCGGGGCGGGCACCGGCAAGGCGGCGGGCAAGAGCGGCAACACCGCCGGCATCCGGCACACCGCCTGCGACGCCGCGAAGATCCAGATCGTCGCCAAGCCGCTGAAGCGGCCGGTCAACCATCTGCTGCTGGAGGCCACCAACACCTCCGGCGCCACCTGCGACCTCTACTTCTCCCCCTACCTGCGCTTCGACGAGGCCCAGAGCCCGCTGGCCGAACTGCCGGACAGCAAGCCGCAGTCCGTGGTCACCCTCGCCCCCGGCCAGTCCGGCTACGCCGCGGTGATGACCTCGTCCGCCGATGGTTCCGGCAAGAACGGCAGCACCATGACCTCGCTGTCCGTCAGCCTCCCCGGCCGCGACGGCAAGGGCAGCATCGGCGGGTCGAGGACGGTGGCGCTGCCCGGCGGCTCCGTGTACCTCGACGACAGTGCCTGGGTGACGTACTGGCAGTCGGACATGAGCGCCGCGACGGCGTGGTGAGCCCCGTCCGGTGACGCGTCACTCCGCGCTCTGCGAGCCGCGGTCCGGTCACCCGGTCCCCGGCAGACCGTCAGCCGTCTGACGCAGGCTGAAGAAACCGGCCGCAGAGCCCCCTTGAACCAGGGCGCCCGCATCCCCCAGCGGGCGCCCTTTTCGTTGTCCGCCGCCCACTGTCCCGTCATGTCTCGTCCCGCGCCCCCACCCCCCTATGAGCTGCGATAACGCCATATCACCAGGGCCCGCGACGAACCCACCCTGGCGCATTGACCGGCAATGGATATCGTGGCCGTGCCATGACAGACACACCTCGCTGATACGCAGCACCTCACTGGGGGAACCACCCATGACCGCACGCCGCTCCCGCCACCGCTCCGCCGCATACGCCGCGCTGGCCCTCGGGCTGGCCGGTTCGCTCGCGCTGACCGGCTGCAACAGCCACTCCTCGAAGAAGTCGAAGAAGTCGTCCTCCTCGTCTTCCAAGAGCAAGAAGCGCAAGATCATCGGTGGCGGTGCGGCTGCGGCGGGCGCGGGAGCGGTATCGCGGCGGGTGCCCGACTGCTACCCCAGCACGTACAAGGTCACGTTCTCCCAGCAGACCGGCCCGAAGAGCCATGTGGCCGTGAAGTTCAAGAACTCCACCAGCCGCGACTGCAAGCTCTACAACGCGCCGCTGCTGCGCTTCAACAACGCCAAGAAGCCGCTGCCGCTGCTCCAGGGCACGCCCGGCCACCTCGACGGCACCCGCATCACGGTGCCCGCCCACGGCTACGCCTACGCGGTCATCCCCACCAACACCGCGGCCACCAAGGGCACCGAGCAGAAGTCGGTGGCCATCGACTTCATGGGTATCTCCGCGAGCTCGGCCACGCACGGTCCGGTCACCGTCGACTTCGCGGAGAAGCGGCTCCACATCTCCGTCGGCAAGAGCAAGGTCACCAACTGGAGCTCCAGCATTCACGGGGCGCAGCTGGCGGGCGGCGTCGGCAAGTAGCCGCGACGCCGACCGGCCCGGGGTGACGGCCGGCGGTTGGCTTCGGCCCGGGCCCGGTCGACGGGCCCGGGCGTCTCGCTTCTACTCGGCGTCCAGCCCGGCCAGTACGAGACCCAGCCGGGCCACCCCGCCCTCGGCGATCTCGACCGGGACGCCCCAGTCCTGCTGGTGTACATGGCAGGCGGGGTACTCGATGTCCGGGGCGTCGTCACAGGACGCGGCCATCGCCGAGACATGCAGCACGCCCTCGGTCATACCGTCCGCGAGCACCAGATCCCGGGTGAGGTCGGTGCCGGCGCCCGCACCGTCGGCGAGCAGCTCCGGCGGGGTCGCACTGACCAGCAGCCGCGTCGAGGGACCGTAGCGGGTGTCGAGCTTCTGGCCGGCCGGGGCCTGGAAGACCACCTCCAGCCGCAGTGCGCCCGGGGCGACCTCGGTGGCCGCGCGCTGGGTGCGATGCGCCACCGACTCGACGCGGATCGCCTCCTCCGGCAGCCGCAGCCGGGTCAGCCGGTGCCGTGCCGACTCCACCACCACGAGATCGCCGTCGACGAGCACCGCATCGGACGGCTCGCGCAGATCCTTCGCCAGCGTCGTCACCTCGCCGCTCGCCGGGTCGAAGCGACGCAGGGCGTGGTTGTAGGTGTCCGCGATGGCGACCGAGCCGTCGGGCAGCGCGGTCACCCCCAGCGGGTGCTGGAGCAGTGCCTGGCCGGCGGCGCCGTCGCGGTGCCCGAAGTCGAACAGGCCGGTGCCGACGGCCGTTCGGATGACATAGCCGTCGCCCGCTTCGGCGGGCTCCACCCAGCGGACCGCGCTGGTCTCCGAGTCCGCGATCCACAGCCGGTCGCCGGCCGCCGCGAGCCCGGACGGCTGGGCGAACCACGCCTCGGCGGCCGGGCCGTCCACCAGGCCCTCGTTGGTGGTGCCGGCCGCGACCTCGACCGTTCCGGCAGCCGGGTCGTACGTCCACAGCTGGTGCACCCCGGCCATCGCGATCCACAGCCGGTCCTGCCACCAGGCGAGGTCCCACGGCGAGGAGAGGTCCACCTCGCGCGCCGGACCCGAGGTCGGCGAGCCCTGCCACCACTGCTTGCCGGTGCCGGCCACCGTCTCCAGCGTGCCGCTGTCGGGGTCGAGGACGCGGATGGCGTGGTTGACCGTGTCGGCGACGGCCACCTTGCCGTCCGGCAGCAGCGCCAGGCCCTGCGGCTCGTTGAAGGAGTCCGCGGTCAGTCCGCGCTCACCGGTGCCGATCCGGCGCAGCACCTGCTCGCCGTCCGCCGCCAGCTCCACCAGCTGATGCCGGGTGGTGTCCGAGACGAGGAAGCTGCCGCCCGGCAGCCGGACCGCCTTGCCGGGGAAGCGCAGATCGGTGGCCACCGGCTCCGGCGGTACGTAGGGACCGTCGCCGCGGTGCAGGGTGCCCTTCGCCTCGTGCTCGGCCTCCAGCTCCTCGACGAGCTTCTCGATGGCGTGCGCATGGCCCTCGCCGGCGTGCTGGGCGACGACATACCCCTCGGGGTCGATCACCACGAGCGTCGGCCAGGCCCGTACCGCGTACTGCTTCCAGGTGGTGAGCTCGGGGTCGTCGAGGACCGGGTGCTCGACGCCATAGCGCTCCACGGCGTCCACGACGGCCTGGTGCTCGGCCTCGTGCACGAACTTCGGGGAGTGCACGCCGATGATCACGACGGTGTCGCGGTGCCGCTCCTCCAGCTCCCGCAGCTCATCCAGGACATGCAGACAGTTCACACAGCAAAAGGTCCAGAAATCCAGGACGACGATGCGTCCTCGCAGGTCGGAGAGGGTCAGATCCTTGTTGCCGGTGTTCAGCCAGCCGCCCTTGCCGGTCAGCTCGGGGGCGCGGACGCGTGCACGTGAAGCCATGTGGACATTCAACGTCACTCGGGTGCCTGCGCATTCCGCAGGGCCCCGGGGGAACACGTCAGCCATGCAGCGATCTCCCGGGGACGCGTCCCCGCGCACGGGCAAGTACGTGGTACGTGACCGCATCTTCGGCATCGGTGACGACTACTGGATCGAGGACGAGCACGGACGGCACGCCTACCTGGTGGACGGGAAGGCGCTGCGGCTGCGGGAGACCTTCGAGCTGAAGGACCCCGAACGGCGGGTGCTGATCACCATCCGCAAGAAGATGCTCAGCCTGCGCGACACGATGACCATCGAACGAGGCGACGAGCCGCTGGCCACCATCAAGCGCAAACGGCTCTCGCTGCTGCGCAACCACTACCGCGTCGAGCTGGTGGACGGCACCGAACTGGACGTCAGCGGAAAGATCCTGGACCGGGAGTTCGCGATCGAGTACGACGGCGAACTGCTCGCCGAGATCTCGCGGCGCTGGCTGACCGTGCGCGACACCTATGCGGTCAATGTCGTCCGGGAGGACGCGGACCCGCCGCTGCTGATCGCCATCGCGGTGTGTGTGATCCGGCTGGCGGAGCGGGAGCGCGGCGAGGACTGAGAAGCACACGTTCCGGGCGTACGGCGCACCCCTCTGCGGCCGGGAAGCATCGGCCTACGATGGTCGTCCGAAAGCACTGCCGGGGTGCCCGTGCGCAGCGTAACTTAACTGCACAGACAGCAGCCCGCGTACGAACCGTCCGAGGGGTCCCGTGACCGTCCATCCCAGCCTTCAGTCCTCCATCGATGCCTGGACTCACTCCATAGAAGCGATAACCGAGCTGGTGACTCCGCTCGTCGAAGGCGAGTGGAACAGGGCGACGGGCCTCCCAGGATGGTCTGTGCGTGATGTGGTCTCCCATGTCATCGGCCTGGAATGCGAGATGCTGGGCGACCCGCGGCCGATTCACACGCTGCCGCGCGATCTCTACCACGTACGCAGCGAGTCGGCGCGACGCATGGAGGTGCAGGTCGACGTCCGTCGGCACCACACCGC is part of the Streptomyces platensis genome and harbors:
- a CDS encoding AI-2E family transporter — encoded protein: MRNDSDENRRGAEGERPQPSSPLLPIEARRAGAWCLVALLIAAVLALGVWLCVELSAAVTPVLLALLGSGLLGPLYRRLVAMKLNRSLAAGLTCAVLVVVVGGAGYIVVSALVDTGDQIIASLRNAAQDLSQHFGAAGTSLDDLAAKSKDLVAKFGGTAASGLLAGVSVVGQFLAASVLALLLTFFFLRDADKAVRALRGWAPGTSAPQLERMARRGFQSIEGFMRGTTFIALIDAICITVGLLILQVPGAVGLGALVFVGAYIPYLGAFISGAVAILVALADRGFVIALWALGVVLAVQVLEGHVLQPMIQSRTVQMHPATVMLAITAGASVAGILGMLLSVPLTAAATGVLHELRVHYAADSDSDSDDSGPAASAAAS
- a CDS encoding M18 family aminopeptidase; this encodes MTNSARFDRGHTDDLMTYLAASPSPYHAVANAAERLEKAGFRQVAEVDAWDGESGGKYVLRGGAIVAWYVPEGAHAATPYRIVGAHTDSPNLRVKPIPDTGARGWRQIAVEIYGGTLLNTWLDRDLGLSGRVTLADGSHRLVHVDRALLRVPQLAVHLDRSVNSEGLKLDKQRHMTPIWGLGEVAEGDLISFVAEETGVPADDIKGWDLMVHSIEPPAYLGRDRELVAGPRMDNLLSVHAGTAALTAAAAAGSALSSIPVLAAFDHEENGSQSDTGADGPLLGTVLERSVFARGGSYEDRARAFAGTLCLSSDTGHAVHPNYGERHDPGHHPMPNGGPILKVNVNQRYATDGSGRAVFAAACERAGVPWQSFVSNNSMPCGTTIGPITAARHGISTVDIGVAILSMHSARELCGAEDPYLLANALTAFLEG
- a CDS encoding SseB family protein, which gives rise to MYGYDQNAGAGQQQYGAPPPQQPAPGGYGEQPLYPEPSPPSLADAVRAFTTGSMSAEDFQGIFSTSKVYCPRGDNPGFLALHNTQQPVIPMFTSLKELRRYAGKESKYFVITGAEVLDLLPTGYGFVLDMEGDHRMVFDAKAVEQMVDFAMRRMYG
- a CDS encoding pirin family protein codes for the protein MPAVTVENPLTLPRVAAPVAAHTRPVLAVATAPSGFEGEGFPVRRAFAGIDYKHLDPFIMMDQMGEVEYAPGEPKGTPWHPHRGFETVTYLIDGTFVHRDSHGGGGVINDGDTQWMTAGSGLLHIEAPPESLVMSGGLFHGLQLWVNLPKSDKMMAPRYQDIGGGNVKLLTSADGGALLRLIAGDLDGHQGPGITHTPITMMHVTVNPGAELTLPWRKDFNALAYALAGRGTAGAEGRPFRMGQAVVFGSGDSLTIRADESQESRSPNFEVVLLGGLPIREPMRHYGPFVMNTHAELAQAFEDFQAGRLGTIPADER
- a CDS encoding acyl-CoA dehydrogenase, whose translation is MGHYKSNLRDIEFNLFEVLGRDSVYGTGPFAEMDVDTAKSVLSEIARLSENELAESFADTDRNPPVFDPDTNTAPVPDSFKKSYQAFMDAEWWRLGIPEELGGTTAPRSLLWGFAETILGANPAVWMYASGPAFAGVLHEEGTEEQHRIAQLMVDKQWGSTMVLTEPDAGSDVGAGRTKAVQQADGTWHIEGVKRFITSGEHDMSENIVHFVLARPEGAGPGTKGLSLFIVPKYDFDWETGELGERNGAYATNVEHKMGLKASNTCEMTFGANHPAKGWLLGEKHDGIRQMFKIIEFARMMVGTKAIATLSTGYLNALEYAKERVQGPDLAAFTDKTAPRVTITHHPDVRRSLMTQKAYAEGMRALVLYTATVQDEIIVKETAGEDASAAIRLNDLLLPIVKGYGSEKSYEQLAQSLQTFGGSGYLQEYPIEQYIRDAKIDTLYEGTTAIQGQDFFFRKIVRDQGQALTALSDEIKKFLADNTGGAELEQARGELAKAAADLEAIVGAMLTDLAATEKDVKSIYKVGLNTTRVLMASGDVVIGYLLLKGAAVAAEKLAGASAKDKPFYTGKIAAAKFFAHHVLPGVSLERGLAESVDQSLMELDESAF